One Bombus pyrosoma isolate SC7728 linkage group LG9, ASM1482585v1, whole genome shotgun sequence genomic window carries:
- the LOC122570732 gene encoding cartilage oligomeric matrix protein isoform X1, which translates to MHIIASLIFAILFVVYVADCNVKLDKGLTTSLRETWDYNDFVIVALNAKSKKKQSEAAIDILLAVKYEKSKTKMIFKFDRQTNRIIYEKTNRNGHRTTERLEIQNVNAPWKKIIVFVHQNKPDPEIDIYVDCIYQGMLHLKESFRKVAENEDDSLIEVFRERRSHVKVYPLLSVSDALKQENCPNYLAGLGTLSDEYKESVESDESIPTPTNDNFDNNSDEFSLKINPSRRKLGNNENSTTETSDMSEDTSSSEDSGDSDFKQSSQSKHDYHPAKHPEKYHSISEVETNQEDVSSHVKRLRLKTRSEYFDEPFYENPMEWNNFDELDPLSQSNLYHKRFPRRGDIGIQSLNEKVCLMDFQIVRTLNELIEATRKVWREIELNKLETRHLRQLIENCAACRVPPVSPMTTAAPPPSCDYKSPCFPGADCINTPRGPQCGACPPQYTGDGYRCVKISCAHNPCFYGVRCYDRADGYRCGNCPNGYVGDGKRCERFRGGCEPHPCYPDVKCDPILHPPYFKCGSCPNGFMGNGSTCVDINECELAQPCHPGVRCINLQPGFKCESCPLGFAGPIVEGVGLEIAMVRKQICQDINECESNNGGCDPYVTCINTEGSYRCGTCRTGYVGNQTFGDVNADCICTNTNEYTCRCRVGWAGDGLMCGSDRDSDGIPDRNLRCHDLRCRMDNCPFIPNAGQEDADRDGLGDACDPDADNDGILNPSDNCPLVPNPSQEDSDHDSIGDACDNCPLVKNLKQDDTDDDGIGDACDDDVDNDAILNENDNCPKTKNPDQNDRDMDGIGDACDNCPDVYNEDQLDHDEDGVGDACDNDNDKDRDGVQDDRDNCPDVMNSGQNDIDHDGIGDECDDDMDNDGVPNSIDNCPYVYNPDQRRTHHENIGDACWNDNDNDTVKNLLDNCPNNSLIWATDFRKYTTVALDPIGTAQIDPVWVIHHEGAEIQQLYNSDPGLAIGPDIFSGVDFEGTFFIDDDGDDDYVGFVFSYQDNRRFYVVCWKKGQQPYWMPNPFRAVGEPGVFLKLVNSNTGPGEFLRNSLWHNEDVPNQVKILWHDPKKIGWKERTPYRWHLLHRPKIGLIRFRLYQGKQLVADSGNVYDSTLKGGRLGVYCFSQEKITWSNLLYTCKETVPKLVWNELPANLKKEVNVEMNN; encoded by the exons ATGCATATTATCGCGTCGTTGATCTTCGCGATACTATTCGTTGTTTACGTCGCTGATTGTAACGTGAAATTGGATAAGG GGTTGACGACAAGTCTTCGGGAAACATGGGACTACAATGATTTTGTGATTGTTGCTTTGAATGCCAAgtcaaaaaagaaacaatcaGAAGCAGCGATTGATATTCTTCTAGCTGTAAAATACGAGAAATCGAAgacaaaaatgatatttaagtTTGACAGGCAAACTAATCGAA TCATCTACGAGAAGACTAACCGAAATGGTCATCGAACTACAGAGCGCTTGGAAATTCAGAACGTGAATGCTCcatggaagaaaataatcgtcTTCGTGCATCAGAATAAACCTGACCCCGAAATAGACATTTACGTTGATTGCATTTATCAAGGCATGTTACATTTGAAGGAAAGCTTCCGTAAGGTAGCAGAAAATGAAGATGATTCTCTTATAGAAGTG TTTAGAGAAAGGAGGAGTCACGTAAAGGTGTATCCCTTATTATCCGTCAGCGACGCTCTGAAACAAGAAAATTGTCCCAATTATCTGGCCGGTCTAGGCACGTTATCGGATGAGTACAAAGAGTCTGTTGAGTCTGACGAATCAATTCCTACACCAACCAACgacaattttgataataattccGACGAATTTTCACTCAAGATTAATCCATCTCGTAGAAAATTaggaaacaatgaaaattccaCAACTGAAACTTCAGATATGTCCGAAGATACAAGTTCATCTGAAGATTCCGGCGATTCAGATTTTAAACAATCATCTCAATCGAAACACGATTATCATCCTGCTAAACATCCTGAGAAATATCATTCTATAAGTGAGGTTGAAACTAATCAAGAAGATGTTTCGAGTCATGTGAAACGTTTGCGTCTGAAAACACGATCTGAATACTTTGACGAACCTTTTTACGAGAATCCCATGGAATGGAATAATTTTGATGAATTGGATCCATTGAGTCAGTCCAACTTGTATCATAAGAGATTTCCGCGAAGAGGGGACATAGGAATTCAGAGTCTGAACGAAAAGG TTTGTTTAATGGATTTTCAAATCGTGAGGACATTAAACGAGCTGATTGAAGCTACTAGGAAGGTCTGgagagaaatagaattaaac AAACTGGAAACGCGACATCTTCgacaattaattgaaaattgcgCAGCATGTCGTGTACCTCCTG TTTCACCGATGACCACGGCGGCTCCTCCTCCTAGTTGCGATTACAAATCGCCCTGCTTTCCGGGCGCCGACTGCATTAACACACCACGCGGGCCACAGTGCGGAGCGTGCCCGCCGCAATACACCGGTGATGGATATCGTTGCGTGAAAATTAGTTGCGCGCACAACCCTTGCTTTTACGGGGTCCGTTGCTACGACCGCGCGGATGGATACAG gTGTGGAAATTGTCCCAACGGTTACGTAGGTGATGGTAAACGCTGCGAACGATTTAGGGGTGGTTGTGAGCCTCATCCTTGCTACCCGGATGTGAAATGTGATCCAATTCTTCATCCGCCGTATTTCAa ATGCGGTTCTTGTCCAAACGGGTTCATGGGTAATGGATCTACGTGTGTTGATATAAATGAATGTGAGCTAGCTCAACCTTGTCATCCAGGAGTACGATGTATCAATCTTCAGCCAGGATTCAAATGCGAATCTTGTCCATTAGGATTTGCTGGACCTATAGTCGAAGGAGTCGGTTTGGAAATCGCAATGGTTCGCAAGCAAATTTGCCAAGATATAAATGAATGCGAAAGTAACAATGGAGGATGCGATCCATATGTGACATGCATTAATACGGAG GGCTCGTATAGATGTGGTACTTGTAGAACAGGTTACGTGGGAAACCAAACATTTGGCGATGTAAACGCCGATTGTATTTGTACCAACACCAATGAATACACATGCAGA TGTCGCGTTGGATGGGCAGGGGATGGACTGATGTGTGGGTCGGACAGAGACAGCGATGGAATTCCTGATAGAAATCTCCGTTGTCATGATTTACGTTGTCGTATGGACAATTGTCCATTTATACCAAATGCTGGACAAGAGGATGCGGATAGAGATGGTTTGGGTGATGCCTGTGATCCAGACGCTGATAACGATGGCATCTTGAATCCTTCGGACAACTGTCCTTTAGTTCCAAACCCTAGCCAGGAAGACAGTGATCATGATTCTATCGGTGATGCCTGTGATAATTGTCCTCTAGTAAAAAATCTAAAGCAGGACGACACTGACGATGATGGCATCGGTGACGCCTGTGACGACGACGTTGATAACGATG CTATCTTGAATGAGAACGACAATTGTCCAAAAACGAAGAATCCAGATCAAAATGACCGCGATATGGATGGTATTGGCGACGCCTGCGACAATTGTCCTGATGTATACAATGAGGACCAATTGGACCACGATGAAGATGGGGTAGGTGATGCTTGTgacaacgacaacgataaAGATAGAGATGGTGTGCAAGATGATAGAGACAATTGTCCTGATGTCATGAATTCGGGACAAAATGATATTGACCACGATGGTATAGGAGATGAATGCGATGATGATATGGATAATGATGGTGTGCCCAATTCGATTGACAATTGTCCTTACGTTTACAATCCGGATCAACGTCGCACGCATC ATGAGAATATTGGTGATGCTTGCTGGAACGACAATGATAACGACACTGTGAAGAATTTATTAGACAATTGTCCTAACAATAGTTTGATTTGGGCAACAGATTTCAGAAAATATACTACGGTTGCTTTAGATCCTATTGGTACTGCTCAAATAGATCCTGTTTGGGTAATACACCACGAAGGGGCTGAAATTCAGCAGCTTTATAATAGTGATCCCGGGCTTGCTATTG GTCCGGATATATTCAGCGGCGTAGATTTCGAGGGCACGTTCTTCATCGACGACGACGGAGACGACGACTACGTTGGTTTTGTTTTTTCTTACCAGGACAACCGTAGATTCTACGTCGTGTGCTGGAAGAAAGGCCAGCAACCATATTGGATGCCGAATCCGTTCAGAGCAGTAGGAGAACCCGGAGTTTTTTTGAAACTCGTCAACTCAAATACAGGTCCCGGAGAATTTCTTAGAAACAGCCTTTGGCATAATGAAGATGTACCCAACCAGGTGAAGATTCTTTGGCATGACCCAAAGAAAATCGGGTGGAAAGAAAGGACACCATATAGATGGCATCTGTTACATAGACCTAAAATCGGTCTAATTAGGTTCCGACTTTATCAAGGAAAACAGCTAGTAGCTGATTCAGGAAATGTTTACGACTCGACATTGAAAGGTGGCAGATTGGGTGTTTACTGTTTCTCTCAGGAAAAGATTACTTGGTCCAATTTGTTATATACGTGTAAAG aGACTGTCCCGAAATTGGTATGGAACGAGTTGCCGGCGAACTTGAAGAAAGAAGTAAATGTAGAGATGAATAACTAA
- the LOC122570732 gene encoding cartilage oligomeric matrix protein isoform X3, producing the protein MVFTTVQLEMTIFMLANCGRLTTSLRETWDYNDFVIVALNAKSKKKQSEAAIDILLAVKYEKSKTKMIFKFDRQTNRIIYEKTNRNGHRTTERLEIQNVNAPWKKIIVFVHQNKPDPEIDIYVDCIYQGMLHLKESFRKVAENEDDSLIEVFRERRSHVKVYPLLSVSDALKQENCPNYLAGLGTLSDEYKESVESDESIPTPTNDNFDNNSDEFSLKINPSRRKLGNNENSTTETSDMSEDTSSSEDSGDSDFKQSSQSKHDYHPAKHPEKYHSISEVETNQEDVSSHVKRLRLKTRSEYFDEPFYENPMEWNNFDELDPLSQSNLYHKRFPRRGDIGIQSLNEKVCLMDFQIVRTLNELIEATRKVWREIELNKLETRHLRQLIENCAACRVPPVSPMTTAAPPPSCDYKSPCFPGADCINTPRGPQCGACPPQYTGDGYRCVKISCAHNPCFYGVRCYDRADGYRCGNCPNGYVGDGKRCERFRGGCEPHPCYPDVKCDPILHPPYFKCGSCPNGFMGNGSTCVDINECELAQPCHPGVRCINLQPGFKCESCPLGFAGPIVEGVGLEIAMVRKQICQDINECESNNGGCDPYVTCINTEGSYRCGTCRTGYVGNQTFGDVNADCICTNTNEYTCRCRVGWAGDGLMCGSDRDSDGIPDRNLRCHDLRCRMDNCPFIPNAGQEDADRDGLGDACDPDADNDGILNPSDNCPLVPNPSQEDSDHDSIGDACDNCPLVKNLKQDDTDDDGIGDACDDDVDNDAILNENDNCPKTKNPDQNDRDMDGIGDACDNCPDVYNEDQLDHDEDGVGDACDNDNDKDRDGVQDDRDNCPDVMNSGQNDIDHDGIGDECDDDMDNDGVPNSIDNCPYVYNPDQRRTHHENIGDACWNDNDNDTVKNLLDNCPNNSLIWATDFRKYTTVALDPIGTAQIDPVWVIHHEGAEIQQLYNSDPGLAIGPDIFSGVDFEGTFFIDDDGDDDYVGFVFSYQDNRRFYVVCWKKGQQPYWMPNPFRAVGEPGVFLKLVNSNTGPGEFLRNSLWHNEDVPNQVKILWHDPKKIGWKERTPYRWHLLHRPKIGLIRFRLYQGKQLVADSGNVYDSTLKGGRLGVYCFSQEKITWSNLLYTCKETVPKLVWNELPANLKKEVNVEMNN; encoded by the exons ATGGTTTTTACAACAGTTCAACTTGAAATGACTATTTTCATGCTCGCCAATTGTGGAA GGTTGACGACAAGTCTTCGGGAAACATGGGACTACAATGATTTTGTGATTGTTGCTTTGAATGCCAAgtcaaaaaagaaacaatcaGAAGCAGCGATTGATATTCTTCTAGCTGTAAAATACGAGAAATCGAAgacaaaaatgatatttaagtTTGACAGGCAAACTAATCGAA TCATCTACGAGAAGACTAACCGAAATGGTCATCGAACTACAGAGCGCTTGGAAATTCAGAACGTGAATGCTCcatggaagaaaataatcgtcTTCGTGCATCAGAATAAACCTGACCCCGAAATAGACATTTACGTTGATTGCATTTATCAAGGCATGTTACATTTGAAGGAAAGCTTCCGTAAGGTAGCAGAAAATGAAGATGATTCTCTTATAGAAGTG TTTAGAGAAAGGAGGAGTCACGTAAAGGTGTATCCCTTATTATCCGTCAGCGACGCTCTGAAACAAGAAAATTGTCCCAATTATCTGGCCGGTCTAGGCACGTTATCGGATGAGTACAAAGAGTCTGTTGAGTCTGACGAATCAATTCCTACACCAACCAACgacaattttgataataattccGACGAATTTTCACTCAAGATTAATCCATCTCGTAGAAAATTaggaaacaatgaaaattccaCAACTGAAACTTCAGATATGTCCGAAGATACAAGTTCATCTGAAGATTCCGGCGATTCAGATTTTAAACAATCATCTCAATCGAAACACGATTATCATCCTGCTAAACATCCTGAGAAATATCATTCTATAAGTGAGGTTGAAACTAATCAAGAAGATGTTTCGAGTCATGTGAAACGTTTGCGTCTGAAAACACGATCTGAATACTTTGACGAACCTTTTTACGAGAATCCCATGGAATGGAATAATTTTGATGAATTGGATCCATTGAGTCAGTCCAACTTGTATCATAAGAGATTTCCGCGAAGAGGGGACATAGGAATTCAGAGTCTGAACGAAAAGG TTTGTTTAATGGATTTTCAAATCGTGAGGACATTAAACGAGCTGATTGAAGCTACTAGGAAGGTCTGgagagaaatagaattaaac AAACTGGAAACGCGACATCTTCgacaattaattgaaaattgcgCAGCATGTCGTGTACCTCCTG TTTCACCGATGACCACGGCGGCTCCTCCTCCTAGTTGCGATTACAAATCGCCCTGCTTTCCGGGCGCCGACTGCATTAACACACCACGCGGGCCACAGTGCGGAGCGTGCCCGCCGCAATACACCGGTGATGGATATCGTTGCGTGAAAATTAGTTGCGCGCACAACCCTTGCTTTTACGGGGTCCGTTGCTACGACCGCGCGGATGGATACAG gTGTGGAAATTGTCCCAACGGTTACGTAGGTGATGGTAAACGCTGCGAACGATTTAGGGGTGGTTGTGAGCCTCATCCTTGCTACCCGGATGTGAAATGTGATCCAATTCTTCATCCGCCGTATTTCAa ATGCGGTTCTTGTCCAAACGGGTTCATGGGTAATGGATCTACGTGTGTTGATATAAATGAATGTGAGCTAGCTCAACCTTGTCATCCAGGAGTACGATGTATCAATCTTCAGCCAGGATTCAAATGCGAATCTTGTCCATTAGGATTTGCTGGACCTATAGTCGAAGGAGTCGGTTTGGAAATCGCAATGGTTCGCAAGCAAATTTGCCAAGATATAAATGAATGCGAAAGTAACAATGGAGGATGCGATCCATATGTGACATGCATTAATACGGAG GGCTCGTATAGATGTGGTACTTGTAGAACAGGTTACGTGGGAAACCAAACATTTGGCGATGTAAACGCCGATTGTATTTGTACCAACACCAATGAATACACATGCAGA TGTCGCGTTGGATGGGCAGGGGATGGACTGATGTGTGGGTCGGACAGAGACAGCGATGGAATTCCTGATAGAAATCTCCGTTGTCATGATTTACGTTGTCGTATGGACAATTGTCCATTTATACCAAATGCTGGACAAGAGGATGCGGATAGAGATGGTTTGGGTGATGCCTGTGATCCAGACGCTGATAACGATGGCATCTTGAATCCTTCGGACAACTGTCCTTTAGTTCCAAACCCTAGCCAGGAAGACAGTGATCATGATTCTATCGGTGATGCCTGTGATAATTGTCCTCTAGTAAAAAATCTAAAGCAGGACGACACTGACGATGATGGCATCGGTGACGCCTGTGACGACGACGTTGATAACGATG CTATCTTGAATGAGAACGACAATTGTCCAAAAACGAAGAATCCAGATCAAAATGACCGCGATATGGATGGTATTGGCGACGCCTGCGACAATTGTCCTGATGTATACAATGAGGACCAATTGGACCACGATGAAGATGGGGTAGGTGATGCTTGTgacaacgacaacgataaAGATAGAGATGGTGTGCAAGATGATAGAGACAATTGTCCTGATGTCATGAATTCGGGACAAAATGATATTGACCACGATGGTATAGGAGATGAATGCGATGATGATATGGATAATGATGGTGTGCCCAATTCGATTGACAATTGTCCTTACGTTTACAATCCGGATCAACGTCGCACGCATC ATGAGAATATTGGTGATGCTTGCTGGAACGACAATGATAACGACACTGTGAAGAATTTATTAGACAATTGTCCTAACAATAGTTTGATTTGGGCAACAGATTTCAGAAAATATACTACGGTTGCTTTAGATCCTATTGGTACTGCTCAAATAGATCCTGTTTGGGTAATACACCACGAAGGGGCTGAAATTCAGCAGCTTTATAATAGTGATCCCGGGCTTGCTATTG GTCCGGATATATTCAGCGGCGTAGATTTCGAGGGCACGTTCTTCATCGACGACGACGGAGACGACGACTACGTTGGTTTTGTTTTTTCTTACCAGGACAACCGTAGATTCTACGTCGTGTGCTGGAAGAAAGGCCAGCAACCATATTGGATGCCGAATCCGTTCAGAGCAGTAGGAGAACCCGGAGTTTTTTTGAAACTCGTCAACTCAAATACAGGTCCCGGAGAATTTCTTAGAAACAGCCTTTGGCATAATGAAGATGTACCCAACCAGGTGAAGATTCTTTGGCATGACCCAAAGAAAATCGGGTGGAAAGAAAGGACACCATATAGATGGCATCTGTTACATAGACCTAAAATCGGTCTAATTAGGTTCCGACTTTATCAAGGAAAACAGCTAGTAGCTGATTCAGGAAATGTTTACGACTCGACATTGAAAGGTGGCAGATTGGGTGTTTACTGTTTCTCTCAGGAAAAGATTACTTGGTCCAATTTGTTATATACGTGTAAAG aGACTGTCCCGAAATTGGTATGGAACGAGTTGCCGGCGAACTTGAAGAAAGAAGTAAATGTAGAGATGAATAACTAA
- the LOC122570732 gene encoding cartilage oligomeric matrix protein isoform X2 translates to MYQFLSFYMPRTTTLYSEISVGLTTSLRETWDYNDFVIVALNAKSKKKQSEAAIDILLAVKYEKSKTKMIFKFDRQTNRIIYEKTNRNGHRTTERLEIQNVNAPWKKIIVFVHQNKPDPEIDIYVDCIYQGMLHLKESFRKVAENEDDSLIEVFRERRSHVKVYPLLSVSDALKQENCPNYLAGLGTLSDEYKESVESDESIPTPTNDNFDNNSDEFSLKINPSRRKLGNNENSTTETSDMSEDTSSSEDSGDSDFKQSSQSKHDYHPAKHPEKYHSISEVETNQEDVSSHVKRLRLKTRSEYFDEPFYENPMEWNNFDELDPLSQSNLYHKRFPRRGDIGIQSLNEKVCLMDFQIVRTLNELIEATRKVWREIELNKLETRHLRQLIENCAACRVPPVSPMTTAAPPPSCDYKSPCFPGADCINTPRGPQCGACPPQYTGDGYRCVKISCAHNPCFYGVRCYDRADGYRCGNCPNGYVGDGKRCERFRGGCEPHPCYPDVKCDPILHPPYFKCGSCPNGFMGNGSTCVDINECELAQPCHPGVRCINLQPGFKCESCPLGFAGPIVEGVGLEIAMVRKQICQDINECESNNGGCDPYVTCINTEGSYRCGTCRTGYVGNQTFGDVNADCICTNTNEYTCRCRVGWAGDGLMCGSDRDSDGIPDRNLRCHDLRCRMDNCPFIPNAGQEDADRDGLGDACDPDADNDGILNPSDNCPLVPNPSQEDSDHDSIGDACDNCPLVKNLKQDDTDDDGIGDACDDDVDNDAILNENDNCPKTKNPDQNDRDMDGIGDACDNCPDVYNEDQLDHDEDGVGDACDNDNDKDRDGVQDDRDNCPDVMNSGQNDIDHDGIGDECDDDMDNDGVPNSIDNCPYVYNPDQRRTHHENIGDACWNDNDNDTVKNLLDNCPNNSLIWATDFRKYTTVALDPIGTAQIDPVWVIHHEGAEIQQLYNSDPGLAIGPDIFSGVDFEGTFFIDDDGDDDYVGFVFSYQDNRRFYVVCWKKGQQPYWMPNPFRAVGEPGVFLKLVNSNTGPGEFLRNSLWHNEDVPNQVKILWHDPKKIGWKERTPYRWHLLHRPKIGLIRFRLYQGKQLVADSGNVYDSTLKGGRLGVYCFSQEKITWSNLLYTCKETVPKLVWNELPANLKKEVNVEMNN, encoded by the exons ATGTATCAATTCCTTTCGTTCTATATGCCACGGACAACGACTCTGTACTCGGAAATTTCCGTGG GGTTGACGACAAGTCTTCGGGAAACATGGGACTACAATGATTTTGTGATTGTTGCTTTGAATGCCAAgtcaaaaaagaaacaatcaGAAGCAGCGATTGATATTCTTCTAGCTGTAAAATACGAGAAATCGAAgacaaaaatgatatttaagtTTGACAGGCAAACTAATCGAA TCATCTACGAGAAGACTAACCGAAATGGTCATCGAACTACAGAGCGCTTGGAAATTCAGAACGTGAATGCTCcatggaagaaaataatcgtcTTCGTGCATCAGAATAAACCTGACCCCGAAATAGACATTTACGTTGATTGCATTTATCAAGGCATGTTACATTTGAAGGAAAGCTTCCGTAAGGTAGCAGAAAATGAAGATGATTCTCTTATAGAAGTG TTTAGAGAAAGGAGGAGTCACGTAAAGGTGTATCCCTTATTATCCGTCAGCGACGCTCTGAAACAAGAAAATTGTCCCAATTATCTGGCCGGTCTAGGCACGTTATCGGATGAGTACAAAGAGTCTGTTGAGTCTGACGAATCAATTCCTACACCAACCAACgacaattttgataataattccGACGAATTTTCACTCAAGATTAATCCATCTCGTAGAAAATTaggaaacaatgaaaattccaCAACTGAAACTTCAGATATGTCCGAAGATACAAGTTCATCTGAAGATTCCGGCGATTCAGATTTTAAACAATCATCTCAATCGAAACACGATTATCATCCTGCTAAACATCCTGAGAAATATCATTCTATAAGTGAGGTTGAAACTAATCAAGAAGATGTTTCGAGTCATGTGAAACGTTTGCGTCTGAAAACACGATCTGAATACTTTGACGAACCTTTTTACGAGAATCCCATGGAATGGAATAATTTTGATGAATTGGATCCATTGAGTCAGTCCAACTTGTATCATAAGAGATTTCCGCGAAGAGGGGACATAGGAATTCAGAGTCTGAACGAAAAGG TTTGTTTAATGGATTTTCAAATCGTGAGGACATTAAACGAGCTGATTGAAGCTACTAGGAAGGTCTGgagagaaatagaattaaac AAACTGGAAACGCGACATCTTCgacaattaattgaaaattgcgCAGCATGTCGTGTACCTCCTG TTTCACCGATGACCACGGCGGCTCCTCCTCCTAGTTGCGATTACAAATCGCCCTGCTTTCCGGGCGCCGACTGCATTAACACACCACGCGGGCCACAGTGCGGAGCGTGCCCGCCGCAATACACCGGTGATGGATATCGTTGCGTGAAAATTAGTTGCGCGCACAACCCTTGCTTTTACGGGGTCCGTTGCTACGACCGCGCGGATGGATACAG gTGTGGAAATTGTCCCAACGGTTACGTAGGTGATGGTAAACGCTGCGAACGATTTAGGGGTGGTTGTGAGCCTCATCCTTGCTACCCGGATGTGAAATGTGATCCAATTCTTCATCCGCCGTATTTCAa ATGCGGTTCTTGTCCAAACGGGTTCATGGGTAATGGATCTACGTGTGTTGATATAAATGAATGTGAGCTAGCTCAACCTTGTCATCCAGGAGTACGATGTATCAATCTTCAGCCAGGATTCAAATGCGAATCTTGTCCATTAGGATTTGCTGGACCTATAGTCGAAGGAGTCGGTTTGGAAATCGCAATGGTTCGCAAGCAAATTTGCCAAGATATAAATGAATGCGAAAGTAACAATGGAGGATGCGATCCATATGTGACATGCATTAATACGGAG GGCTCGTATAGATGTGGTACTTGTAGAACAGGTTACGTGGGAAACCAAACATTTGGCGATGTAAACGCCGATTGTATTTGTACCAACACCAATGAATACACATGCAGA TGTCGCGTTGGATGGGCAGGGGATGGACTGATGTGTGGGTCGGACAGAGACAGCGATGGAATTCCTGATAGAAATCTCCGTTGTCATGATTTACGTTGTCGTATGGACAATTGTCCATTTATACCAAATGCTGGACAAGAGGATGCGGATAGAGATGGTTTGGGTGATGCCTGTGATCCAGACGCTGATAACGATGGCATCTTGAATCCTTCGGACAACTGTCCTTTAGTTCCAAACCCTAGCCAGGAAGACAGTGATCATGATTCTATCGGTGATGCCTGTGATAATTGTCCTCTAGTAAAAAATCTAAAGCAGGACGACACTGACGATGATGGCATCGGTGACGCCTGTGACGACGACGTTGATAACGATG CTATCTTGAATGAGAACGACAATTGTCCAAAAACGAAGAATCCAGATCAAAATGACCGCGATATGGATGGTATTGGCGACGCCTGCGACAATTGTCCTGATGTATACAATGAGGACCAATTGGACCACGATGAAGATGGGGTAGGTGATGCTTGTgacaacgacaacgataaAGATAGAGATGGTGTGCAAGATGATAGAGACAATTGTCCTGATGTCATGAATTCGGGACAAAATGATATTGACCACGATGGTATAGGAGATGAATGCGATGATGATATGGATAATGATGGTGTGCCCAATTCGATTGACAATTGTCCTTACGTTTACAATCCGGATCAACGTCGCACGCATC ATGAGAATATTGGTGATGCTTGCTGGAACGACAATGATAACGACACTGTGAAGAATTTATTAGACAATTGTCCTAACAATAGTTTGATTTGGGCAACAGATTTCAGAAAATATACTACGGTTGCTTTAGATCCTATTGGTACTGCTCAAATAGATCCTGTTTGGGTAATACACCACGAAGGGGCTGAAATTCAGCAGCTTTATAATAGTGATCCCGGGCTTGCTATTG GTCCGGATATATTCAGCGGCGTAGATTTCGAGGGCACGTTCTTCATCGACGACGACGGAGACGACGACTACGTTGGTTTTGTTTTTTCTTACCAGGACAACCGTAGATTCTACGTCGTGTGCTGGAAGAAAGGCCAGCAACCATATTGGATGCCGAATCCGTTCAGAGCAGTAGGAGAACCCGGAGTTTTTTTGAAACTCGTCAACTCAAATACAGGTCCCGGAGAATTTCTTAGAAACAGCCTTTGGCATAATGAAGATGTACCCAACCAGGTGAAGATTCTTTGGCATGACCCAAAGAAAATCGGGTGGAAAGAAAGGACACCATATAGATGGCATCTGTTACATAGACCTAAAATCGGTCTAATTAGGTTCCGACTTTATCAAGGAAAACAGCTAGTAGCTGATTCAGGAAATGTTTACGACTCGACATTGAAAGGTGGCAGATTGGGTGTTTACTGTTTCTCTCAGGAAAAGATTACTTGGTCCAATTTGTTATATACGTGTAAAG aGACTGTCCCGAAATTGGTATGGAACGAGTTGCCGGCGAACTTGAAGAAAGAAGTAAATGTAGAGATGAATAACTAA